ctttcaaaaacttaccctttgaatacttcaatcgtacttataaattatgaccctaggcccttatttatagaggtttggaaagggaattggaatcctagtaggatacgatttaattaaatttagaatcctacaaggattctaattaattaaataatcctaataggaataggagtttaatcatacaccaaatcctaatagatttaggaattgtgcatggacacaaacacacacgcatggagccacgagggcgcccgcacgcgtgcgctcggcccacgcagcccacgctgggcagccttgccttggcgcgctgggcctgccttgcggtgggcctggcggtgccttgggctgggcgttggcgcgcgtccttgcttgctgggcgatggcctggcttcgtgctgggccttcgtccggcatgcctcgtccgatgtttattcgtacgatacgcttccgattaaattcccggttccggaattcatttccgataagaacaatatttaatatttccgattccgcaattaatttccgtttcgaacaaatatttaatatttccgtttccggaactattttccaattccgataatatttccgattctgacaatatttccgtttccgacaatatttccgattccggcaatatttccatttccgataatattttccgatacgtaccatgtttccgtttccggcaacatctacgacttggataatatttatatttccgatacgatccatatttccgtttccggcaatatcatcgtttccggagtattcatttcttgcttgtgacgatctcagctcccactgaaaccaagatccgtcgattccgaatatccatagatagagtatttaatgccattaaatacttgatccgtttacgtactatttgtgtgaccctacgggttcagtcaagagtaagctgtggattaatatcaagcggcctctagctaggcattcagctcacttgatctcactgaattattaacttgttaattaatactgaaccgcatttattagacttaacattgaatgcatacttggaccaagggcattatttccttcatgcacCACCATAATGTTATGAACAATGTATCTGCCATGAACAAAACCCCCTTGATTCCCCAGAATAAGATCAGGAAGAATTTGCCTCAATCTACCACAAAGAACTTTAGTGATGCACTTGtagatagaaaaaaaaaaaaaaaatttttttttattgagacGAGTCTATTAAGACCTcgcacgactatgttttttcttatgtataaattacgAAAGGAAGTTAAAGAGGCTTGTGTGAATAATGTTAAAAACCTAATTATGTCATGTATATaagaacggagaaagtataaAGCGATTCCAAATATAGAAGAGCCCTAAATTGCAAGTTGAAACCGACCAAACGATTTGGCCCAATGAAATTCAAAAGAAGTTTAACTGGAATTTAGGAGCTCCGCTCAGTCAATCTCCATGATTGGCGTGTAAAACATAAAAGGTATTTTCGTAAATAAATTGTCAAAATATACAATatctttttatttatatttttttaaaatatcaaatatatcGTGCATTGCAATTTTTAGATTGTATATTTGTTTATTATAATTACGAGAATGCCACTTGATATGCCGATCAAGggaattattttaaaatttctCGGAATTTAGCAGCCCTAACTTACTCCGCTAAATGACATACATCCATCTCAATTTTCTCTATTTTCTTTAGCACGCCATTTTTGGGTTCAATCCCCACCGCCACCATCGATACGCCGCGATGAGGTAGACAACTAAGGGTAATACGAGGATGGGAGAGGTTAGGGTTGAAGTTGGATGAGCGATGGTTGTGGCAACGGCCTAGAGGTGGTTGGAGGTGTCTGGATGATGGCCTGGTGATACGTGGTTGGGCGACGGTGGTGGTGAATCGGTCACGTGAGGAGACAGGAgggatatatttatatttttttagagGGACAAAAAGGAAAATCACGGTAAATGGGTGGAATAATAAGAGGTTAGTGGGACTGTTAGGTGTTAGTTGAGTTGATGACGTCATTAAGACTAATTGGCTATCAAACATTGAAATTGGGGTAATTTATGTATTATGGAAAGTTGGGAGTATTTGATTATTTCttcaaggaaaatttggtaatattaatccaacctttgaccgattttcttttattaagcccacctacgacatattttttaataatcccacctttattatccaacaacttttattgggcccaacaagtcataaaactgttgtaagcggcattatttctctacatggcagtactctctctcgatatattcagtcatcatcatcaattcatcaccatctcgttgactttttcaccgattaccggccacttaagcccaataaaagtcgtcgggtagtaaaggtgggattattaaaaaatatgtcgtaggtgggattaataaaagaaaatcggccaaaagttggattaatattaccaaattttcctttctTCAAAACTCGGAGTTAACTCATGAAAACCCCATAAATTCATTGTATACACAATGCACACAAAACCCTTTGCACAACTCATTCTACAAACAGATTAAAACAAGATTTTTCGAATAAACTAGGAACTGGCGAAACTCAAAGTATCTGACCACATAGGATCTCTCGTTCAGTGATTCCAAAGTAAGAAACAATTATTTATAAACAAGATTACACGCACCAAAGAAAGCGGACAGAGCATAGGATCTCTTGTTCCCTTAAAACTCAATGAAGAGAAAATGATGTTGCAATTCTAAGCTAGTTCCTCACAAATTTAACGGGGTATCGGATAAACATACAGAGCACAGAAGCAGAGGAGCAGCAGAAATGAAAATCTGCAAGATATGACAGCTAGACACAACGAGTCTACAGTAGATGGTGGAATGCAGACATATCCAACATTTAACCTTGATATATGATATAGAACAAGGTATTGAAAAGGAATATTAGTGAACTGTTAGCAAAACTAGGGATAAGAAATTCAGAAAAACATCAACAAGGATGCAGTAATCACTAATCAGTATAGCAATATACTCCTACGAATCACAAATAAACCCCCTACTATGATGCTCATCCGAAAAAAGACCTCAAAATTCAAATGCCTATTTGTGCCTATGTAACTAAGCCAAGGTTGAATCAAAACCATCAAAGCTCCACCTCACCCTGATGGCACAAAATAATCAATCTTGCTTCCAAATATTGCCATTTAATACAGAAAGATTTTGTGGTGGTCTTTTTTTCCCACTCCCGCACTCACGGTGCTGTAAAATCCGTAAGCATGTTATTGGTATAGTGTTATACTATAGCTCTAcccactaaaaccaaaaaaaattgaacattatTACGGAGAAACATGCACAACTTAGGCAGCATAATGAATGAAAGAGGTCTTAAGAATAACAAGGCACCTTTTTGCAGCATAATGTTGTTCAATAATAGTGTCCTGCAGGCTGACGCATGAACCAAAGATCGGACATAGAGACTTATTTTAGAGTGTAAATCGAGTATGCAGTTTGAAACTGAAACCATAAGTTCAGCAAGCTAGCAAGTGCGGAACTGAAGAAGCGTATAAATGAGCATCTACTAAGCAAACAGAACAGGATACCTATTGAAAACATAGAAAACCCTCTCAACAGTTGGATATAAGTCCTATCATAGTTGGTGACAACACTTATATTATTTCACCTAGCTGTTCCGTTTCACGGTattttgttcgacttatttcagacaaaataagttcaaataagtgtAGTACTGTACTTAGGTTCATATAAGTTCATATAAATTCAGATAATTTCAGTtatgttcagataagttcagttaagcaAAAATAACTTCTTTTCAAACATTTCCACAAacaaataatttattttagacaaaataaaaaaaatccagataatataaattcaatcaaaataagAGAATGGAGCCTAATCTTTTAAGCACATACTCAACAAGAATATCTAActactaaaaaaaatattcccCCCGTCCATAAATAATACTTAGTGCtcacatatacggagtactatttgGGATGTCAAAAAGGTATTCTAGTGAAATTGAAGCAAATCCTAAATCATAAAGGGTTCGGACAATGTGACAATTAACTCCAAACAATTTTATTATTCTAGAGGATTcaaatatactacgtataaaatCAACATCAATAAGGGAACAATCTGTGCAATAAATTATCACAAACAGGAAATCAACAACGTAAGCTTATACAATCACAGCAAACACTTAAAATGCATCACATATTAGTTATAATAAGATTACATTCGACATTCCAAAAGTATACAAACATAAATTTCTGAAAACACTTACTTATACTGTTAAATATCCTGCATTACAATACATAGATAATCAACACGATTAATATGAACTTAACTGACTTAAAATTGGAATACTAAACAGTAAAATTTAAGCATTTTCATCAACACGATACACATGAACTTAATTGGATTATATTGGAGTACTAAAGAGGAAAATATAAGCATTTCCCATTAAAATGTATATTAATCCCATAAGATAGTGCATCAAACAAACAGAAACCTAACGTTGTAAATAATAAAAGCCGTGAATGTATGATTGAAATTGTGCACATTACACAAACACTAAGGAACATAATTCCACTTATCTCGCAAAAGAAAATGTTGTGGTGTTTTTTCCTAAAAGGTAACAAATTGACAAACCCATCAATCAGTTCGTGTCTTCATCCTCTCAACGCGCTGATTCAAGTGCTCAACCTTAACAACCAAGGCAGTAACAGAGTACAAGATCCAGTAAAATATGAGAGCAGCAGCAATAAGAAGAGCATTACGCTGGGATTTCATGATCGATTTCTGGTGACGGAGAAACTCGGAAGGAGTACACGAATCGGCTTCGCAACTCGGACGAGTCTCGTATTTCCAGTAGATATCCATAAGAAGAAAGAAGCAGAAAGGGACGATTGAGAGAAATGGCTTGAGAAGGTTGCGAGTAACGGCGATCAAACCCTTGCGAAGACCGTCGAGGCCTGGTAGTGTTAGGAGGATCACCATGATAGCTTCTGCAGCTGCTGCGTAGCCGAGTACTACCCATTCTAACGCCATTGTTGAGTTTAATTTCTGGAAATGGGGCGGAGTTGGGGATTTTGTTGTAGGACGATGAACCCTAGATCTGGAGTTGTGGAGTTGTGTAAGGAAGGGATCAAGagtggaggagagaggaagataGGTGGAGACCACACATTAATAGGAACGTCTCTTGAGGGGATGCATGACACGTTCTTGAATTCGTTTTCCACGCGGCATAATTGTTTCGTTAGTAAGAAAGATggtggtttttttttatatatgtaaaGTAAGGAGTGCCTTCTAAACTTCCCTTAAGAATAGTGAAATTACCTCCACACCCTTAAATTCATTCATTATTTACCTGTCCTGTCATTTCCTTTTCCTTGCACGCATGATCGGCCAGCTGACTGTGTTCAGGGCCGTCTTATACATTCCGGAGGCCCTGTTCTAACCTTAAAAAAGGCCCCTACCAAAAACTAATGTGCAATTTTAATACCGAGTACTCCAATTAAATTATTTCAAAGTTGTGTGGATGTTGTGTTTGGTGCAAAGTGTAGAAAAAAACTGAAATTGCTTTAAATCTCCGGCCCAAATATTGCAGCCCTCCCCGattttaaactaaaaaaaacaatACTCTGTAATTAGCTTACCCAAaacaattttttattattatttagaaTCTCATCAACTATTATAGgaatcaattaaaaataataataacacaaTCTACAAAATTGAGACTATAATCTCATCCTTTAAATAGATACTCagtaaaaaaattctaaaaaaaaaaacaattacccGGTGATCTGatcttcttctccttcttcaGTTTTGTGAGTCCTTTGTTCTTTCCCAAATTCCCAATTACCagcaaccaaaaaaaaaatttacttgaaatattgatttgGAGAGTAAAATCTTGAATGACAATGTGGTCAATATCAATCTGATATTATGAAAAATTGAATATTGAGAAATATAAATCtgtaatctgattttttttcttctaaaaaCTGAATCAGTGAGACGGTTGATGAAAGTAATAAATGAAATTTTggtcaaaacaaaaaaaattacggTAATTGAGCGAGAGACATGAGTAATTAAGGGGATGAATCTAGAGTGATTAATTAAAGGTTGGGACTTGAGTTGAAGAACGTAGGTTTTTCGGAGAAGAAGAATTAATGCGGTGTATTTTTTCATAATACCTGATCTCCTAAAATTTGGGCCCTTGTATTTTTGGAGGCCCTGTGCAATAGCCCAGAATGCACAGGCCCTTCTCCGGCCCTGACTGTGTTTCAACAAACCTACCTCTGCTCATCCGCCTCCCATCTCTTCCgcccccattttctctctcttcacaaGTCTTCTTTCTCTCACCTTCTCACTCCTTCTCTACTGCTTTTGGGATGCTTCCCATCTCTTCTATGCTACTGCTCTCCTGTTTAGGGTTTCATCGGGACAAGAACGGTGAGATCTATTACAATCCTTACATATCAATTCTACAAATTCGAGCGACGACTTTCTTCCTCATAATGTTGATGCATTGCTGGTTGTGGTAATTCTCTAGCAAATTTAGGCGCTAGCTAATAGCTATGGTGATTTCAAATTTTGAATCCCTTTAGGCTCTAGCTATGGCGATGTTCAAGTTCCGAGGTAAATTTCTGAATTCCTAACCATTTTACTATACTCTCCTCAATTTTGTGTGCGTGCGTGAAATCTAGGGTTTCagtgttttttttgtttaccACTAAAGCTTGGAACGTCTGACGAACGCGAGATGGTATGAAATGTTTCGAATTTAGAGGTTATTTCCATTTTCTAGGAAAAAATTGTGCTCTATTTAGTGAATTTTAGGGTTCTGGTgattttttcatgatttattggTATTTCTTATGGAGTCAAATCGCATATTTTTAGTAATATTGATAAATTTGTCCCTCGATAATATGCAATGTTCGATTAGAATGTACAATGTGAGACACAAGTTGAAGCCTTTTTCTCTAATGTCTGATGATTTGAATCATATAATTCACAGTAAGTTATGGCACATCTGGGATATATCTTTATAGATTACAAACTTTTATTATGAGAGTTGTACACCAATGCGTAGTGCATGGATTTTGGGGCACTTCttcgttttttttaaaaaaacagtgGAATTAGGGGTACTTAGCAAATATTTAGTAATTGATGGTTTATCTTATAACTGAAATTGATTTGTTTCTATGATATGGTTGAAACACTAAAAATATGGTCATGTTTTGTGTAAATCACGTGAATATTTTGTTAGAAATAATTCAGAAACAGTGACTGACTAATTTACGTTAGAACATGAAATGTAGCTAGATTGATTAATATATCTGTGGTAAATGTTGTGAGCTTCGATCTCGAAGAATCGCCGGGGAATCCCCTCGTCAATATTCATTATCTAGACTAATGAGCTACCTTTTATTTTAGTTTCTTACCGGTAATCTGACTGGATGGGAAAGCACAACAAAGTTGTTGGTGATGGAGCACTGAATGGATGCTCAGTGGCATTGGAGTTCCTTCTTATTTGGTGGAGACCAACCTCGGGAGATTTATATCGCAGGGAAACAATCTCTACTTGTTTAAAGAAATCTGGGACCTTTCAGGTGCTGCTACTTCTGAATGTTAAAACTCAACCCGAGAACCGAAGATTTGATCAAAGACCTAATCTGCACCCCCCCCCCCTTGTGGTAGCAATTGAATATGcatatgtaacaccccgacaattctctcttttctaaaattatattttaatataaaacgtagagaattatcaaggtattatcgcccgtgtgaaaacgtaacggcttattcagaattttgcagcggaaaacataaaactaactttaggtttataaataatcgattacaggtttaatcccaaaaaccaatcaacgaaaataaggaaatgtaaatagtacgacaagtttaaagtccaaattaacaaaccaagtcacttagcaaaacaaaactaaatacaagctctctaatcccgatccccatgatgcatcatcttcaaacctgtagatggacaacgcttattgatcttagagactgctcaccaaagattgggtcatcacaggatcaataaggcatagccatgatcaacatgcacaagcaaaagcacgtaatcagcaaagctgagtactacatactaaaacaaaaacaatcttaacatgatactaataaacgaTAAGTAAGGGAAAACaacacatattaatttgaataccacacttgactagactaggctagactggactagacttttataacaataacattattttaattgaaatagtcaatggaccgagttgctactagaaacttcttcttcttcactaaggaagacgaggtacgggcgcgactccgtaaaccccaatgacctgcgatatcgagggacttttgaataaaatagaaccggtgatcaatccggccccagaaaaagccataggctacccatgaccccaactcctgattgtccgtcactttagacgtgcacagtctaaagctattgctactcagtttcactttacatgatttataaactaaactatgttgtgactcaacaatcacatatggcatacaaacaacatttattcacgactgtttttatcttggaattaagtaagtgatcacagagatgtcaatcaagacttattccaattaattcaacctttcctttaatactgatcaaccctctATATGggcataaggtttcaacttactaaacaaggtcctcggccctcataaagtagtgaaaaactaaaagggaacaacgatcaatcgatctgaatcaatgtatataaaataaagttcccaactgacatgcttgcatcaataatccatactaacatgttataattctcataacgaaatatatatgatcaacatgtccatccaacaatattaaacatgcactttcaacataactaagttcatcaacaatttcaacatggtttcaacaaatcacacacatttcaagcacacaggtatgtacgtaccttgtgtaaacaaactgataggccactttaacgaattcaaaagtcgcccacaaagaattctccgcccaaaaacaaccaataaaattccccaatcaatatccaacaatttacagcaatactaaagtactctaaatacatcctaaacatattttgaaccatcctcgatatcgaaactta
This genomic stretch from Spinacia oleracea cultivar Varoflay chromosome 3, BTI_SOV_V1, whole genome shotgun sequence harbors:
- the LOC110783198 gene encoding uncharacterized protein codes for the protein MALEWVVLGYAAAAEAIMVILLTLPGLDGLRKGLIAVTRNLLKPFLSIVPFCFFLLMDIYWKYETRPSCEADSCTPSEFLRHQKSIMKSQRNALLIAAALIFYWILYSVTALVVKVEHLNQRVERMKTRTD